A DNA window from Paralichthys olivaceus isolate ysfri-2021 chromosome 11, ASM2471397v2, whole genome shotgun sequence contains the following coding sequences:
- the LOC109630154 gene encoding P2Y purinoceptor 13-like, translating into MNNTLSNTSIKCVRDTSITAVVFPCLYSILFVVALILNSLAAWIFFSIPSTSTFVVFLKNVVVADLLMTLTIPIRVLSDAGVGFWYLRAFHCRYSAVLFYITMYISILLLGLISLDRYLKIVRPFGKCALRRVRVGQVLSAAVWVVMLSLALPNVILSDQPPRISDGKLKCTSMKSKAGLMWHEGFNYFCQVVFWGTLALMVFCYTFISKKVYESYKASKSKCQAASRRTKAKVFVVVAVFFICFAPFHFARIPYTLTQTRDIVSLCHAKNALYIAKETTLWLSATNVCLDPLIYVFLCKVFRKRLTTALCRNSFNQGATESPTATSTQLEMSHLANNNKVALNGMPQ; encoded by the exons ATGAACAACACCCTGTCAAACACCTCCATCAAGTGTGTCCGAGACACCAGCATCACAGCTGTGGTTTTCCCCTGTTTGTACAGCATCCTCTTCGTAGTTGCTCTGATACTGAATTCCCTGGCTGCATGGATCTTCTTCAGCATCCCCAGCACCTCAACATTTGTGGTCTTTCTAAAAAATGTG GTGGTGGCCGACTTGCTGATGACTTTGACCATCCCAATAAGAGTCTTGAGTGACGCGGGTGTGGGCTTCTGGTATCTGCGTGCCTTCCACTGCCGATACTCTGCGGTTCTCTTCTACATCACCATGTACATCAGCATCCTCCTGCTGGGCCTGATCAGCCTGGACCGCTACCTGAAAATAGTCCGGCCCTTTGGGAAATGTGCTCTGCGGCGTGTCCGAGTTGGTCAGGTGCTGAGTGCGGCTGTCTGGGTGGTGATGTTATCTTTAGCGCTGCCCAACGTTATTCTCAGTGACCAACCACCACGGATCTCTGACGGCAAACTGAAGTGCACATCCATGAAGAGCAAAGCAGGGTTGATGTGGCATGAAGGATTCAACTACTTCTGTCAG GTGGTTTTTTGGGGGACTCTGGCCTTGATGGTGTTTTGCTACACATTCATCAGCAAGAAGGTTTATGAGTCATACAAAGCCTCAAAGAGCAAATGTCAGGCAGCCAGTCGCAGAACCAAAGCAAAGGTCTTTGTGGTGGTGGCTGTGTTTTTCATCTGCTTCGCCCCCTTCCACTTCGCCCGCATTCCCTACACTCTGACCCAAACCCGCGACATTGTGAGTCTCTGTCATGCAAAGAACGCACTCTACATTGCCAAGGAAACCACCCTGTGGTTATCAGCCACAAATGTATGTCTGGATCCACTTATTTATGTGTTCCTGTGCAAGGTGTTTAGGAAAAGACTGACCACTGCGCTCTGTCGTAACTCGTTCAACCAAGGTGCTACGGAATCTCCAACAGCAACATCAACTCAGCTGGAAATGTCACATCTGGCCAACAATAATAAAGTGGCACTTAATGGGATGCCACAGTAA
- the LOC138412077 gene encoding P2Y purinoceptor 13-like, whose protein sequence is MAFNQTSHYDSPCDGFTYNPNIVAALYFSMLPIALLLNGVAAWVSLHLTSTTTFVVYLKNLVAADVIMTLIIPLIAAGHLPHLSKLLFVPSCRYFSTIFYSTEYTCIALLGFISLDRFFKIMIPQNKLAQNLTLSKVISGSVWVILFGGAALPNIILSNKSVANLTEISTCMMLKGPAGIEVHKKIVICLNVFFWLVSVVIAVCYICITHRVIKSFKNSGSNNSQGKQKIKLRVFMVVVVFFISFTPYHIFRIPYTFQQVHQHSSKTSCSYLKSKFAKDLTLWLANTNICMDPLIYVFLCREFKDKLVSMMKNVSTSFKVASAGKGEAVSI, encoded by the coding sequence ATGGCGTTTAATCAGACGTCTCATTATGATTCCCCATGCGACGGTTTCACCTACAACCCAAACATTGTTGCCGCTCTCTACTTCTCCATGCTCCCCATCGCTTTGCTGCTGAACGGTGTAGCAGCCTGGGTGTCTCTGCACCTTACGTCCACCACCACCTTTGTGGTGTACCTGAAAAATCTTGTCGCTGCTGACGTTATCATGACGTTGATCATCCCGTTGATTGCTGCGGGTCACTTGCCGCATCTGTCAAAACTATTATTTGTACCGTCATGCCGTTATTTCAGCACCATTTTCTACAGCACAGAGTACACATGTATCGCTTTGCTGGGCTTTATCAGTCTGGACCGTTTCTTCAAGATCATGATACCTCAAAACAAGTTAGCTCAGAATCTGACCTTAAGCAAAGTGATATCGGGCTCAGTGTGGGTAATACTGTTTGGAGGCGCAGCTTTACCAAATATCATTTTGAGCAACAAGTCAGTGGCAAACTTGACAGAGATCAGCACTTGCATGATGTTGAAAGGACCAGCTGGAATTGAAGTTCATAAGAAGATTGTGATCTgcctgaatgttttcttttggctCGTCAGTGTTGTCATTGCAGTTTGCTACATTTGcatcacacacagagtcatCAAGTCTTTTAAAAACTCTGGCAGTAACAACAGCCAGGGAAAGCAAAAGATCAAACTTCGTGTATTcatggttgttgttgtgttttttatctcaTTCACACCTTACCACATTTTCAGGATCCCTTACACTTTTCAACAAGTCCACCAGCATTCGTCCAAAACCAGCTGCTCTTACTTAAAGAGCAAGTTCGCCAAGGACCTCACCCTCTGGCTCgccaacacaaacatctgcatgGACCCACTTATCTACGTCTTTTTGTGTCGAGAGTTCAAGGACAAGCTTGTGTCtatgatgaaaaatgtttccACCTCATTTAAAGTTGCTTCAGCAGGCAAAGGAGAGGCTGTTTCAATTTAG
- the LOC109630069 gene encoding P2Y purinoceptor 13-like, producing the protein MMVANSTSYLSPKCVTSRGTLNVAISYLYFFEFPIALLLNGVAAWVSLHLRSTSTFIVYLKNLVAADLLMTLTLPPMAASMLPGAAVELKVFACRYSNVFFYSSLYTGIALMGLISLDRFFKIVRPCGKVLGQNVMFSLGMSTLVWVVIFGSTVIPTIILTNRNPGNDSGDFCMSLKGPAGERLHAFVVLFMEVLFWLVTVLIVFCYIRITVKVLQSFRNSGSNNSQGKKKTKLRVFLILLVFFVCFVPLHVMRIPFTLHILFEDNVCMEMGVEVAHNIVLWMSTTNACLDPLLYIYLCREYRDKLVNILKAGGICVGLHSGKK; encoded by the coding sequence ATGATGGTGGCCAACAGCACATCATACCTCTCCCCAAAGTGTGTCACTTCCAGAGGTACCTTAAATGTGGCAATCTCATACCTCTATTTCTTCGAGTTCCCTATTGCATTACTACTCAATGGCGTTGCAGCATGGGTGTCTTTGCACCTCCGCTCCACTTCAACTTTcattgtgtatttaaaaaacctgGTGGCTGCTGACCTGCTCATGACCTTGACGCTGCCGCCCATGGCAGCCAGTATGCTTCCTGGAGCAGCCGTCGAGCTGAAGGTGTTCGCCTGTCGTTATTCTAACGTATTCTTCTACTCCTCCCTGTACACGGGTATCGCTTTAATGGGTCTAATCAGCCTGGACCGATTCTTCAAAATTGTAAGACCGTGTGGAAAGGTGCTGGGACAAAATGTGATGTTCAGTCTGGGGATGTCCACTCTGGTTTGGGTGGTTATATTTGGCAGCACGGTCATCCCAACCATCATTCTAACCAACAGGAACCCTGGTAATGACTCAGGAGATTTCTGCATGTCCCTGAAAGGTCCAGCTGGTGAGAGACTACATGCATTTGTGGTTTTATTCATGGAGGTTCTTTTCTGGCTCGTCACCGTATTGATCGTATTTTGCTACATCCGCATCACGGTGAAGGTCCTGCAGTCCTTCAGAAACTCCGGGAGCAACAACAGCCaaggaaagaagaaaaccaAACTGCGAGTCTTTTTGATCCTTctggtgttttttgtgtgttttgtgcctCTCCATGTGATGCGCATTCCTTTTACTTTACATATACTCTTTGAAGATAATGTCTGCATGGAAATGGGGGTGGAGGTAGCTCATAACATAGTCCTGTGGATGTCTACCACAAACGCCTGTCTGGACCCTCTTCTCTACATCTATCTCTGCAGAgagtacagagacaaactgGTCAACATCCTGAAAGCTGGAGGGATCTGTGTTGGGTTGCACTCAGGTAAAAAGTAG